The stretch of DNA GGGGCCGGGCCTAACATTTAAACATTTACCATCGCCAGGGAACATGCAGGCTCTGCTGCGTGTCCCCTGCACCAATGCGTATCCCCGAAGAAAATGTTTAAATGTTAGGCCCGGCCCCTATGTTCATCTTCGCGGCGAATTCAGCGATGTTCTCCTTCTTCAGATCAGAAAAACTTTTCTTTACACCCATGATGAGTCGTATGGCGGTTCTGTCCATGAAAGAAGCTTTCTCGAAATGAACCTCATGTCCGAACCACCCTGTCGCGGTTGAGTTATCAATCAGCTCTGTCGGGAAATTCTTCCTGATGGCATCCATTCGTTTTTCTTCGTTCTTTTCTCCCGCGCAGATGAACAGACCAAGTTTC from Candidatus Aegiribacteria sp. encodes:
- a CDS encoding flavodoxin domain-containing protein, with protein sequence MKNLIVFATKYGSVTNAAKLLAGELQGTTDLVRLGHDDLPTLDEYDSVVVGGSIYIGNIQKEVKEFCWDFKAELLEKKLGLFICAGEKNEEKRMDAIRKNFPTELIDNSTATGWFGHEVHFEKASFMDRTAIRLIMGVKKSFSDLKKENIAEFAAKMNIGAGPNI